The stretch of DNA CCGTAGTAGGAATGTCCTTCCGGGTTGTTATAGCGCGCATCGTACTTAATATTGTCTACGATTGGGCTGATCCAGATGGTGTTGACACCAAGCTTGTCCAAGTAATCCAATTTTTCAGAAATGCCTTTGAAGTCTCCTCCCTGGTAGGTTCCACGGTCGTTTTTGGCATCGTAATTCTGATTATAAGGATCGTTGTTTGTAGAATCACCATCAAAGAACCGGTCAGTCAGCATGAAGTAGATGATGCTTTCATCCCAGTCAAAGTCATTTTCCCCAACTGCCTGTCGGGCCTTCACCTCTACTGAAACTGAACTTTTATAGTAGTTTCCGAAGGAATCAATCACAGTGAGAGGAATCGTTTTTGTTCCTGCTGTGATATGGTCATCCACGGCAATCGTGACTTCTTTCAGCGCAGGGTCAATCTCAAGCTGCTCTGCTCCTCCAAGGGAAGAGACGTCGGCAAACATTTTGTTGACTTTCAATTCATTCGTCAGTCCCTGTACATCGATGCTCAGCACAGCATTTTGATTATAGTCCATCACTGCAGGCTGAACGGTGCCTGAAACTGTTAGGTCAGCTTTCTGAAAATCTATTACAGAAACGCCGTTAACAGTGTTGTAAGGGTCACTTACTTCCTCGGTTGTGCCATCTTTTTTGGTCACAAGGTAGGAATATTCGTTTTTGCCATTCGGAATGTTGTTGTATGACACTACAAATCTCTCATTCTCTGGTTCAAACGTCATTGGTGTTGTTTTTTCATCAAATTTTAATTCTACTTTTTCGATGGTATCCATACCATCGTTTGCAAAAAGCAGTTTATCGCGATAATAGAATGTCGCATTTCCCTGGTCGATAACAGGGGCGGATCCGTCTGGTACGATGCGGATTTGTTCCACTCCACTTGTGATGTAAGCTTTCGTAATACTGTCATTCTTATTGACAGGAATGAAACGATCGCCGAACTCCTTTTGTGCGGTATTCCAGTCATACGTGCTGCGAAGTACAAAGCCCATTTGGGTAGTTTCTGAGCTTACGGGAATAGTAGCAATGGCATAGTTGTCTTGATAGGAATCAAAAGTAACTTGACCATCACTAACGCCAGTATTCCAAGTCCAAATGTTCCAATCGCCAAATGTTTTATCTTCACGAATGTACGTGAAACGAATCTCGCGATCAGTTGAAACAGATGCATCCACGTTCGTCTCGGCAGCATTAGCTTCCAGACTTGGGATATAAGGTATCCACAAGCTCAAAAGCATAACCGCAGTCATGAGCATGGAAAAAGTCCTTTTTGTAGTTTTTCTCATTGACTCAGATTACCTCCTTTTATATTTTGGGATAGGGAAGCATAAGAGTGTTTTTTCATGTTAGTGTATTGCTTAAAAGGTCAGTTACTCATAGGATTGCCCTACTTGTGCAATCGTTTGCGCAAAAAGGTAAAAAAAAGAAGCGTTATGTTGTGCGTCCCAATGCAATTTTCCATAAAGAATCATTAATAGAAAATCCATCTAAAATATATTTGCGGTAATCTTCTATCTACTAATCTCTTAGAGAAACGCTAACAATGGAATACAAAAAATAAAGCTTTTTATGCAAACGGTTGCATCTACAATATACAACAAATTTAGCCGAACTACAATCAAATTTTTAAGAATATTGGGATGATTCGAGACCACGGAGAGACACATCCTATTTCAACAAAGGCTTGCCTACTGTATTTGATAAACCTAACAAAAAGTCAATCTTTTTTCTAAAGTGTTTTTATCTTTTTAGCAATGATGTCTGTTGCTTTTTTCGGATTTAAACGATATAAAAAGTCCATTATTTTTGCATCGTTTCCGGCTAATACTCGGTATTTTTTATTTTCCATACCTTTAATAATGATTGCAGCTGCTTCATTTGGGCTGAGCATCTTATATGAATGGTTGTCAACTCCTTCTAATACAATTCCAGAATTTCGGACGAGGTTCGTGTCGACTCCACCAGGAAAGACGATGGTTACGCCTACATTTGTATCTCTAAGCTCTAAATGAAGGCCTTCTGTTAACATTTTGACAGCTGCTTTTGAAGCAGAGTAAATCGATTGAAGCGGCACAGGAAGAAAACCACCCATGCTTGATACATTTGAAATGTGAGCTTCTGGTCGATTTAAAAGGTGTGGTATGAATGATTTGCACATGTAGAGCGTACCGTAAAAGTTTACATCCATGACCCTTTGAATTTGTTCATAATCAAGGTCATTCACGCTAAGAAACTGTTGAAGAATTCCCGCATTATTAATAATTCCATCTATGCATCCGTGACTGGCGATAATCTCTTCTGGAAGCTTTTCCACATCATCTCTGTTAGCTATATTAGCCATGTGGGTCGAAATCTTATCGCCATAGACTCTTGATAATGACTGTATTTCCTCTATTCCGGATTTGTGGAGGATGGCTGCGACTCTAGCTCCTTTTTCTAGTAGTTGGCAAACGAGTTCTCTCCCAATCCCGCCCCCAGCACCTGTTACGACAATGACTTTATTGAATACTTTCATCCTATTCCTCCATATTTTTGTAATGAAAAATTACACTATTAAATATTCATATGTGAGGTAAATGTATGAAATTCTACTTATTTAGATTTTTGAGATAGTAAAAAACTCATTTTGATAAATGACGGAGGAACCTACCATAAGTAAATAGTTTATAAAAATAAAACTATTATCCTTTTATGGGTTATCAATATATACGGATAAAAAGAGGAAAAGAGTGTGTCATCCAAACCTATATTGGAGATACATTCTTTTTCCTTTTTTATGGTTTTTATAGATTAACTTATTGTCAAAAAAAATAAGATTTTAGCGATAAAAAAAGGAATATTGCATCCCTGAAATTACAAAATATTCTGAATCACTCTAGTAATATGATTAAGCAATACATATTTAGATATAGAAGGAGGACGAAAATGAAGAAGTCGAAAAAGTTTTTATCCGTCTTATCTACTACCGCTCTAGTAGGTAGTATGTTTTTCCCTGCTGTGGGGAGTGCACAGGTGAAGGGGTATAACCCTGATCCAGTAGTTCAAGAGATTGGTTCAGACTTTCGATCTGAAACGGTAGAAGAGGCTATTCGGAATAACAAAGTTGATTTTAAGGTAAATGGGGAGGATACATCAGGTGGTGGTCAAACTGCTGGAGCGGCATCCGTAACTCCAGATGATGTTGGGACTGTTGTGCGGTGGGTTACAAATGATGATAGAACTGGACAGTATAGATTAACACCTTTTACTCTCAAAGGTGTAGGTAAGTACGGAGAGGTATGGGTAGCCAATGATCTTTCATATAAACCGGGAGACCCAAGGAATGCTGCTGGAGTATCTGTTGTTACCGATAAACAAGTAAACTATCTTTTAAATGAATTTGATACAAAAATGTATGAACAAGAGGTGGCATTTTTCGGAGCACCTGCTGAAAGAAAGGGAGAACATGGAGTGTTACCTGAATATCAGGATGAATCAGGGCGTGTCGTTATCCTAGTTGATAACATTAAAGATGCTAATTATGATGATCCGAATTATCCTAGTTATATTGCAGGGTATTTTTCATCGACTATTAGTGATTTCAGTGACCGAAATGTCATGACCATTGATAGTTTTGATTGGTTAAATCGGACAGGGCCAGATGGTACAAGACCTTTCTTGTATGAGGGGACTTTTGCTCATGAGTTCCAACATTTACTCCACAACGATACTGATTCTGCAGAGGAAAACTTTATCAATGAAGGTTTATCTGATTTTGCTCAGTATCTTGTTGGATATGGTCATTCAGCATCTCATGTTGACTTCTTCATGAATAACCTTAAGAACTCCTTAACGCAATGGGGAGATCAATCTGATCTTCAAATACTAGGAGACTATGGAACTGCATATCTATTCCAACTATATTTATACGAACAATTTGGGCAGGAATTTATTCAGAAAGAATTTAAAAACCAGTTACAAGGTATTGATAGTATTAATGCGGTCTTAGAGGAAATGGGAAGTGAGAGGGACTTTAACGACATCTACCAAGATTTCCTGACAGCAGTAATGGTTGATGGGAAATATCAAGGAGATAGTAAAACCTATAATTTTACTACCATTGACCTTAGCCCTAATATCGATGCAGCATCAAAGTTAGACAGCCTTGCACCAGCTTGGGGAACTGATTTTAAAGTGATTACACCTGACAAGAAGATAGATCATCTCTATTTTAAAGGGATTGATCTCCTTGGTACCAACTGGACAACAGCAACCGATCCAGAGAAAGGTGAAGTACTATGGGGGAATAAAGGGGACCAGGCTGATAATTTCTTAATAAAAGAGCTTGATTTAACAGGTAATACAAATCCCGTTCTATCTTTTGATACAAAATATGATATTGAAGAACATTGGGATTTTGGTGTTGTTCAAGTATCAACAGATGATGGTGAAACATGGACTTCTTTAGCAAATGAACATACAACGGATGATATTGTCGATAATGGGTATCCAAAAATAAAAGAAAATCTACCAGGCTTTACTGGAAGCTCAAATGGTTGGACAACAGAGAGTTTTGACCTTTCTGATTACGCAGGGAAAAAGGTACTTGTTGCATTCCGCTATATGACAGACTGGGGCTTTAATGAAGCTGGTTGGTACGTATCAAACCTTAAGGTAAATAACGTGCTGGTTGATGCCATGAAAACAACAGATGGCTTCATGAGTTTAGAAGAAGCAACAATGAATTATGTTGACTATCAAGTTCAATTTATTGGGTATAAGAAGGGTATTGCAAAGGGTAAAGACAATCATGTCAAAGTTATTAAATTCCCTAATCTGCTAAATATGAGTGAAAGTGATAAGATAGATCTTCGTGAAATGTTACAAAGTGCTCAATACTCTAAAGTCGTAATGATGGTTACTTATGCAGCTGACCCAGGTAAGGGTGGAAGTGCTGACTATGATTATGAGGTATTGATGAAGGCTAAGAAAAATAAATAATTTTAAGACCTGTTAAGGGTTATATAACCAGGTTTTAAATGATTACTTGGGCTAGTCTAATGACTAGCCTTTTTATATGTGTATGACAATTGGCAACGTAATTTTCAGGTTCACTCTGCGGCTGTATGCAGCCAATCATAAGTAAATTCTCTACCAAATGTCCCCTTATTTTTTTATAATACTAGTATGTAATTATTTGAGAGGGGGGGTTCAATTGAAAAGACTATTATTGGTGTATTCTCTATTAATCATTGCCTTTCTTGTGTACTTAATGAATTACCAATCACGCGAATCCATCGCAAGTCTGGATGGAACGCCAAAAGGACTACAGGGAGAAATGGATGAGAAATATGTCATGGTTACCTTTCAAGCTGGGATTGATTATTGGAAGAATATATTAAAAGGATTTGAGGATGGTGCCCAAGCACTAAATGTATCCGTGGAATACCAGGGTGCGGCGCAATATGATGTGAATGAGCAAATCACCGTTCTGGAGCAGGTCATTGCGAGAAAGCCTTCAGGGATTGCACTTTCCGCTATCCATCCGGATGCACTCGATGTAACCATCTACAAAGCCATTGAAGCAGGAATTCCTGTTGTCCTATTTGATTCTGATGCTCCCAAAAGCAATGCCTATTCGTATATAGGCACAAATAATTATAATGCAGGTGTTACCGCAGCCCATGAAATAGCGGATATGATCAATCATAGCGGAAAGGTTGCTGTTATCACGATTCCTAATCAACAAAACCAAATCGATCGGTTGAATGGTTTTCAAGAGACAATTGAAAAACAATTCCCTAACATTGAACTGGTGGCAATAAAAGACGGTGAAGGCAATCAATTAGTGGCCAGGCAAGTTGCAAGTGATATATTAACTGAACATCCGGATTTAAAAGGAATTTTCGCAACGGAAGCAAATGGTGGAGTTGGGGTTGGAGAAGCCACTCTTCAACTAAAAAAAGGCAACCAAGTTAAAATTGTTAGTTTTGATACAGATAAGCAAACGCTGGATATGGTAAAGGACGGAACGATTACAGCCACGATTGCTCAGGGAACGTGGGACATGGGGTATTGGTCTTTAAATTATTTGTTCCATCTTCAGCACGATCTGATTAAACCTCAAATGGATCCATATACAAGCGAAATTCTTCCGAAAATGGATACGGGTATAGCTGTGGTGACAAAAAGAAATGTAGATAAATATTATGCGAAATAGGCCAGCCGTAGAATTGAGTGATAGCGTTGAAGAAAATAACCTCATTAGAAATAAATGATTTACCGATTCGTTTTAAAATCATAGCTCTCTTGCTAGTAATTAGTATTCTGCCTTCCATTGGTTTTGGTTCTTTAATTAATATCGGAGTGGATAAAGTAATTGAAAAACAAACAACTGGGCATACCCTGCAATTACTAGGTCAAGCCAACAAATCGTTAGAATCATACATAGAAAATATGCAAGATATCTCCTATATCATTTCTTTTAATCCGGACATTCACACCTTTCTTCAAGGTAATGGAAATCTAGGGAGCTATAATCAGTATGAGATTAGGCAATTTTTGCAAGGCTTTACAACCGTTAATCCTGAAATTGCTGGTATTCTATTGATAAATAGTAAGGGTACCTATATCAGTAATGAGATGTATGCTCAAGATTTCCAAGCTGTAACAGATGAAGGGTGGTATCGAACAGCAGTTGAAAATAATGGGATATTTAAGATTATCGGCCACCCTGCGAATAGAAGTTTTAAAACTCATGTGAATTATCGGAACAGTGAAATTGTTTCGGGTGCGCGGGCGATTCTGGACCCCGAAACGCAAACGGTGATTGGCGTTATTTTAATCGATTTAAAAGTAAGAGTGATATCCGAAATTATGGAGGATATAAAATTAGGAAAAACAGGCTATTTAATGGTCATGGATGACGAGGGGGAAGTCATTTATTCCCCACAACCATCTTTAGTGAATCAGATACAACAAAGATGGTTTGTAAAAGGTTCCTCAGGGACTTTTTCAAAAAATATTGATGGAGAAAATATGCAATTTATTTATAGAAAATCCCCCTTTGCGAATTTAACGACAATCGGAATATTTTCATCCAATGACTCGGTGATGGAGGCTCGCCAAATTAACTTTTATGTGATTACTTTTTTATTTATTGTTTGCGCGTTTGGAATTGGCGCTTCTTATTATTTATCCTATTCGATGTCAAGACCGATTAATCAATTAAATGCTTTTATGAATCAAGTGGAATCAGGGGATTTATCGATTCGCTACAAGGGAGAGCGGGCGGATGAAATTGGAATGTTGGGACGCAGTTTTAATAAAATGTTGGAACAAATTAGCAAATTGATTTCGTTAATTGAAACCCAGGGACGGCAAAAGCGGGACGCTGAATTACAGACGCTACAGTCACAGATTAAACCACACTTTTTATACAATACGTTGGACACCATTAATTGGATGGCGCGCAAGAAAGAGGCATTGGATGTAGCTGAAGTAGTCGAATCCTTATCACAGTTATTTCGAATTGGTTTAAGCAAAGGAAATGACATGATCCCATTGGAAAAAGAAATCGAGCATATTTATAGTTATTTAAAAATCCAAAAAGCTAGATATAAAGATAAATTGAATTATAGTATCTCAATAGATCCTAATCTATCCAAGCTATTAGTGGTTAAGTTAATCTTGCAGCCAATTGTTGAAAATGCCATTTATCATGGTATTAAGGAAAGGCGGGGGCCTGGGCATATTTCAATCATTGGTGAAGAAAGAGAAGGTAATTTGGTCCTTCTTGTTAAGGATGATGGAGTTGGAATTCCAGAGGAGAGATTAACCATTTTAAATGAAAATTTATCCACTAACTTTGATAGCCTTGAAGAAACGAAGACGATGACAACCAATATTGGTTATGGGGTAATGAATGTACAAGCCAGAATAAAGTTAACGTATGGAGAGCCATATGGTATATCCATTGATAGTATTCGAGGTAAAGGTACAACTGTGAAAATCCTGCTACCTTTAAATATGATGAACCTAGGTCCTAAAACGTAAAGAGGTGGTATGTTTGCAACCGTTAGTAAAAGTTTTAATCGCAGACGATGAGCCCAATATTCGAGAAGGCATTCGATATTCGGTCGATTGGCATGAAATTGGGATGGAAGTAGTGGCAGAAGCCGAAGATGGTGAAGAAGCATTGGAATTGGCGCTAAACTATGAAGTGGATGTCCTTTTAGCTGACTTGAATATGCCGATTATGAACGGATTAACATTAATCAAGAATATAAAAGAAAATCTTCCAAAGTGCAGGGTAGTCATTATTTCTGGCCATGATGAATTTAGTTATGCTCAAGAGGCTTTACGATTAAAGGTTGAGGATTATATTTTAAAGCCAATAAAACCTGATAATCTAACAGAGGTTCTAAAAAAAGTACATCATAAACTGCAAACTAAGACAGCGGAAAGAAAGTATTTAGAAATCGTCTCGAACCACATTTCACAAAATACATTGATCATTCAAGAGCAGTTTTGTCTAAATTGGGTTGAAGGAAATTTAACTGATGGAAAGATAAAGGAGCAGTTGAATTTTTGGGGGCTTCCAGAGGAAGTACCTCAATTACTGGCAGTCGTTCGGATTCAGGAATTAGAAATGAAACAGCCACTCATACAAGGGACTGATAAGGAAGTTTTTATATTTAAGGTTAAGCAAATTATAGTAGAGGTTTTGGAAAAGCAGCATAAGTTGGTTTTTAGTGATGAATCAGGACTTCTATTCATTTTATTATGGGGTTACGTACAAGAAGAAACTTTCTCAAAAATTGAAAAGAGGATTGAATCCTATTTGCATGTGTCTCCAACTGTTTTTTCAACGTCGATTACAGGAGACTTCGATTGTGTTCCTTCTAGCTACCAGAGTTATAAAAAGAGGGCCCATGAAGAGTTTCAAGTTTCACCAATTGTAAGGCGGGCGAAAAATTATATACGTGAGCAATACACCAACCCAGAACTAACATTAGAAGGTGTTGCCCAAGAGTTACAAATATCATCTGTTTATTTAAGCAGGATGATTAAACAAGGACTGGGAACTTCCTTTGTAGGTTTAGTGACTGAAATGAGAATCAAAAAGGCCATGATGCTGCTGAATTCTACCAATCTACAAGTAAATGAAATAGCAGAACAAGTAGGTTATGAAACTCAGCATTATTTTAGTACTTCTTTTAAGAAGGTTGTAGGTGTTTCTCCCAATCAGTACCGAAAAGGTGCTGTACTGCTGCCAAATGAATAAATTTAACCAAAAGGGTGAGGACCAATTATTAACAGGTTCTCACCCTTTTTATATGCTTTAAAATGAAAACGCTTTAAATTAAGTTAAAATTTTATAAAAATTGTTAATTTTCTAAAAAGACGAGTTGGTTTACCCTTGGTATGATGTGTTTAGAGAAGGGCAACTAGCCTGACTAATAAAAATGAGGGGGATTACAATGAAAAAGTTTATGTCTTTATTTTTAGTTGCATTACTAACGATTGCATTAGTTGCGTGCAACAATCAGGAAGCAAATGGTGGTTCGAATGGAAAGGATTCTGGTGATCAAATTGTTTTTGGATACACCTCTATGACACAAAATAATCCATTCTTCCAAGTACTTGAAGAGTCTATTCGCAAGGAAGTTGAGGGAAATGGCGATAAATTGATCACGATGAATCCAGCAATGGACGTAGCGCTTCAAATTAACCAAATTGAGGATATGATTGCACAGGGAATCGATGCCATTTTCTTAAATCCAGTAGACTGGGAAGGAATTAGACCTGCACTCGTTATGCTCGAAGAAGCAGGTATTCCCATCATTAACTATGACACAGAAGTTAAAGACTTTAAATATGTTACCGCTTACGTTGGTTCGGATAACAAAAATGCGGGTCGTGTGGCTGGCCAAGATTTAGTGAAAAGATTCCCAGATGGTGGGAAAATTGTCATCCTTGATAGCCCAACAATGAATTCTATCAATGACCGAATTGCAGGATTTGAGGAAGCAATAAAAGGAAAAGGTTTTGAAGTGGTTGCGCAGCAAGATGCAAAAGGGGATTTAGAAACAGCTCTTGATGTAACAGAAGATATCCTTCAAGCTCACAAAGATGTAATCGCTATCATGGGCGGGAATGACCCTACAGCTTTAGGTGCTGTAGCTGCGGCAAAGGCTGCTAATAGAACTGACATTGCCATTTATGGTGTTGATGGATCTCCAGATGCAAAAGCCGCTATTTCAGAAGGCGGACTGTTTGTTGGTACAGGAGCACAGTCACCAATTTCCATTGGAGTTAAATCTGTAGAAGTGGCTTATAAAGTTCTGAACAAAGAGAAAATTGAAAAGAGAACTCCAGTTGAAACCTTCTTAATTAACAAAGAAAATGTAGGGAAATATGGGGTAGATGGCTGGCAATAAGAT from Neobacillus sp. CF12 encodes:
- a CDS encoding substrate-binding domain-containing protein, with amino-acid sequence MKRLLLVYSLLIIAFLVYLMNYQSRESIASLDGTPKGLQGEMDEKYVMVTFQAGIDYWKNILKGFEDGAQALNVSVEYQGAAQYDVNEQITVLEQVIARKPSGIALSAIHPDALDVTIYKAIEAGIPVVLFDSDAPKSNAYSYIGTNNYNAGVTAAHEIADMINHSGKVAVITIPNQQNQIDRLNGFQETIEKQFPNIELVAIKDGEGNQLVARQVASDILTEHPDLKGIFATEANGGVGVGEATLQLKKGNQVKIVSFDTDKQTLDMVKDGTITATIAQGTWDMGYWSLNYLFHLQHDLIKPQMDPYTSEILPKMDTGIAVVTKRNVDKYYAK
- a CDS encoding sugar ABC transporter substrate-binding protein — protein: MKKFMSLFLVALLTIALVACNNQEANGGSNGKDSGDQIVFGYTSMTQNNPFFQVLEESIRKEVEGNGDKLITMNPAMDVALQINQIEDMIAQGIDAIFLNPVDWEGIRPALVMLEEAGIPIINYDTEVKDFKYVTAYVGSDNKNAGRVAGQDLVKRFPDGGKIVILDSPTMNSINDRIAGFEEAIKGKGFEVVAQQDAKGDLETALDVTEDILQAHKDVIAIMGGNDPTALGAVAAAKAANRTDIAIYGVDGSPDAKAAISEGGLFVGTGAQSPISIGVKSVEVAYKVLNKEKIEKRTPVETFLINKENVGKYGVDGWQ
- a CDS encoding sensor histidine kinase, translated to MKKITSLEINDLPIRFKIIALLLVISILPSIGFGSLINIGVDKVIEKQTTGHTLQLLGQANKSLESYIENMQDISYIISFNPDIHTFLQGNGNLGSYNQYEIRQFLQGFTTVNPEIAGILLINSKGTYISNEMYAQDFQAVTDEGWYRTAVENNGIFKIIGHPANRSFKTHVNYRNSEIVSGARAILDPETQTVIGVILIDLKVRVISEIMEDIKLGKTGYLMVMDDEGEVIYSPQPSLVNQIQQRWFVKGSSGTFSKNIDGENMQFIYRKSPFANLTTIGIFSSNDSVMEARQINFYVITFLFIVCAFGIGASYYLSYSMSRPINQLNAFMNQVESGDLSIRYKGERADEIGMLGRSFNKMLEQISKLISLIETQGRQKRDAELQTLQSQIKPHFLYNTLDTINWMARKKEALDVAEVVESLSQLFRIGLSKGNDMIPLEKEIEHIYSYLKIQKARYKDKLNYSISIDPNLSKLLVVKLILQPIVENAIYHGIKERRGPGHISIIGEEREGNLVLLVKDDGVGIPEERLTILNENLSTNFDSLEETKTMTTNIGYGVMNVQARIKLTYGEPYGISIDSIRGKGTTVKILLPLNMMNLGPKT
- a CDS encoding SDR family NAD(P)-dependent oxidoreductase, yielding MKVFNKVIVVTGAGGGIGRELVCQLLEKGARVAAILHKSGIEEIQSLSRVYGDKISTHMANIANRDDVEKLPEEIIASHGCIDGIINNAGILQQFLSVNDLDYEQIQRVMDVNFYGTLYMCKSFIPHLLNRPEAHISNVSSMGGFLPVPLQSIYSASKAAVKMLTEGLHLELRDTNVGVTIVFPGGVDTNLVRNSGIVLEGVDNHSYKMLSPNEAAAIIIKGMENKKYRVLAGNDAKIMDFLYRLNPKKATDIIAKKIKTL
- a CDS encoding choice-of-anchor J domain-containing protein, which encodes MKKSKKFLSVLSTTALVGSMFFPAVGSAQVKGYNPDPVVQEIGSDFRSETVEEAIRNNKVDFKVNGEDTSGGGQTAGAASVTPDDVGTVVRWVTNDDRTGQYRLTPFTLKGVGKYGEVWVANDLSYKPGDPRNAAGVSVVTDKQVNYLLNEFDTKMYEQEVAFFGAPAERKGEHGVLPEYQDESGRVVILVDNIKDANYDDPNYPSYIAGYFSSTISDFSDRNVMTIDSFDWLNRTGPDGTRPFLYEGTFAHEFQHLLHNDTDSAEENFINEGLSDFAQYLVGYGHSASHVDFFMNNLKNSLTQWGDQSDLQILGDYGTAYLFQLYLYEQFGQEFIQKEFKNQLQGIDSINAVLEEMGSERDFNDIYQDFLTAVMVDGKYQGDSKTYNFTTIDLSPNIDAASKLDSLAPAWGTDFKVITPDKKIDHLYFKGIDLLGTNWTTATDPEKGEVLWGNKGDQADNFLIKELDLTGNTNPVLSFDTKYDIEEHWDFGVVQVSTDDGETWTSLANEHTTDDIVDNGYPKIKENLPGFTGSSNGWTTESFDLSDYAGKKVLVAFRYMTDWGFNEAGWYVSNLKVNNVLVDAMKTTDGFMSLEEATMNYVDYQVQFIGYKKGIAKGKDNHVKVIKFPNLLNMSESDKIDLREMLQSAQYSKVVMMVTYAADPGKGGSADYDYEVLMKAKKNK
- a CDS encoding response regulator, producing MQPLVKVLIADDEPNIREGIRYSVDWHEIGMEVVAEAEDGEEALELALNYEVDVLLADLNMPIMNGLTLIKNIKENLPKCRVVIISGHDEFSYAQEALRLKVEDYILKPIKPDNLTEVLKKVHHKLQTKTAERKYLEIVSNHISQNTLIIQEQFCLNWVEGNLTDGKIKEQLNFWGLPEEVPQLLAVVRIQELEMKQPLIQGTDKEVFIFKVKQIIVEVLEKQHKLVFSDESGLLFILLWGYVQEETFSKIEKRIESYLHVSPTVFSTSITGDFDCVPSSYQSYKKRAHEEFQVSPIVRRAKNYIREQYTNPELTLEGVAQELQISSVYLSRMIKQGLGTSFVGLVTEMRIKKAMMLLNSTNLQVNEIAEQVGYETQHYFSTSFKKVVGVSPNQYRKGAVLLPNE